One Luteolibacter flavescens genomic region harbors:
- a CDS encoding type II toxin-antitoxin system VapC family toxin, which produces MDHLVDTCTLIFFLEDSPRLPDSVARRIEDPASRSLVSLASLWEIAIKSALGKLQVDWSDRPDLPDVLSKIGFEMVTPGWQAMHRAAYLPMHHRDPFDRLLVAESQIRGMPILSCDQKLDAYGVTRIWS; this is translated from the coding sequence ATGGATCATCTGGTCGACACCTGCACCTTGATCTTCTTCCTTGAGGACAGTCCCCGGCTTCCCGACAGCGTCGCACGCCGGATTGAAGATCCCGCCTCCCGTTCGCTGGTGTCTTTGGCCAGCCTGTGGGAAATCGCAATCAAGTCAGCGCTCGGGAAGCTGCAGGTGGACTGGAGCGACCGGCCCGATCTGCCGGATGTCTTGTCAAAGATCGGATTTGAAATGGTCACTCCCGGATGGCAGGCCATGCATCGTGCGGCTTATCTTCCGATGCATCACCGCGATCCATTCGATCGCTTGTTGGTAGCCGAGTCGCAGATTCGTGGGATGCCGATTCTGTCTTGCGATCAGAAGCTGGATGCCTACGGCGTCACCCGCATCTGGAGCTGA